One Castanea sativa cultivar Marrone di Chiusa Pesio chromosome 4, ASM4071231v1 DNA window includes the following coding sequences:
- the LOC142630800 gene encoding elongation factor Tu, chloroplastic: MAISSSAASTKLTYTYSYSSPSSSPSSSSSISIPFLPKPKSLLSSSFLNPSTILHLTPTPTPASPTTRHRFTVRAARGKFERKKPHVNIGTIGHVDHGKTTLTAALTMALATLGNSTPKKYDEIDAAPEERARGITINTATVEYETENRHYAHVDCPGHADYVKNMITGAAQMDGAILVVSGADGPMPQTKEHILLAKQVGVPNMVVFLNKQDQVDDEELLQLVELEVRELLSSYEFPGDDIPITSGSALLALEALLANPSIKRGENQWVDKIYELMDSVDEYIPIPQRQTELPFLLAIEDVFSITGRGTVATGRVERGTIKVGDTVDIVGLKDTRSTTVTGVEMFQKILDDAMAGDNVGLLLRGIQKADIQRGMVLSKPGTITPHTKFEAIVYVLKKEEGGRHSPFFAGYRPQFYMRTTDVTGRVATIMNDKDEESKMVMPGDRVKMIVELIMPVACEQGMRFAIREGGKTVGAGVIQKIIE, from the coding sequence ATGGCAATCTCCTCTTCAGCAGCTTCCACAAAACTCACCTACACCTACTCCTATTCCTCCCCCTCTTCCTccccttcctcttcctcttccattTCCATCCCTTTCCTCCCTAAACCCAAATCCCTCCTCTCCTCCTCTTTCCTCAACCCCTCCACAATCCTCCACCTCACTCCCACCCCCACACCAGCCTCCCCCACAACGCGCCACCGCTTCACCGTACGCGCCGCCAGAGGCAAGTTCGAGCGAAAGAAGCCCCACGTCAACATCGGCACAATCGGCCACGTCGACCACGGCAAGACCACCCTCACCGCCGCGCTCACCATGGCTTTAGCCACATTGGGTAACAGCACCCCCAAAAAATACGACGAAATCGACGCCGCCCCGGAGGAGAGAGCGCGTGGCATCACCATCAACACCGCCACCGTGGAGTACGAGACCGAGAACCGACACTACGCACACGTGGACTGCCCCGGACACGCCGACTACGTCAAGAACATGATCACCGGTGCCGCACAAATGGATGGAGCGATTCTTGTCGTGTCGGGTGCTGACGGTCCTATGCCACAAACGAAAGAACACATCTTGTTGGCTAAACAAGTGGGTGTCCCAAACATGGTCGTGTTTTTGAACAAACAAGACCAAGTTGATGACGAGGAGTTGCTTCAGCTTGTGGAACTAGAGGTGCGTGAGTTACTCTCTTCTTATGAGTTTCCTGGTGATGATATTCCAATTACTTCTGGTTCTGCTTTGTTAGCTTTAGAGGCTTTGTTGGCTAATCCTAGTATCAAACGTGGTGAGAATCAATGGGTTGATAAGATTTATGAACTTATGGACTCTGTGGATGAGTATATCCCAATCCCACAAAGACAAACTGAattgccctttttgcttgctATTGAGGATGTGTTTTCGATTACGGGTCGTGGTACAGTTGCCACGGGACGTGTTGAGAGGGGTACAATTAAGGTTGGAGATACTGTGGATATTGTGGGATTGAAGGATACTAGGAGTACTACTGTGACTGGGGTTGAGATGTTTCAGAAGATTTTGGATGATGCTATGGCTGGTGATAATGTGGGGTTGTTGCTTAGAGGTATTCAGAAGGCTGATATTCAGAGAGGGATGGTTTTGTCTAAGCCGGGGACAATTACGCCTCATACTAAGTTTGAGGCAATTGTGTATGTGTTGAAGAAAGAAGAGGGAGGTAGGCACTCGCCGTTTTTCGCAGGGTATAGGCCACAGTTTTACATGAGGACTACAGATGTGACAGGGAGGGTGGCGACGATTATGAATGATAAGGATGAGGAGTCAAAAATGGTTATGCCTGGGGACCGTGTGAAGATGATTGTGGAACTTATTATGCCTGTGGCTTGTGAGCAAGGAATGAGGTTTGCTATCAGAGAAGGAGGGAAGACTGTTGGAGCTGGTGTTATTCAGAAAATCATTGAGTGA